From the genome of Drosophila melanogaster chromosome 2L, one region includes:
- the bchs gene encoding blue cheese, with the protein MNVMRKLRGAASAGSVSGSSSGTSTANNSSPGSSRTDAGAPTAANGRNAEEALMDARVQVSLTTLKKLFNEYTHPREPLSEQERDDKLYEMLPLFCKVFSSCPSNDMSEKFWDVVAFCQQVSRLMVSEIRKRASNQSTEAASIAIVKFLEVETTEETSSGWMLLATLNLLANGDVSLIQVMTAAAVPSTLVKCLYLFFDLPIVEDDEPSADGGAVSEFNAHERRTLLQKVFVQLLVKLCSYPYPAEELARMDDLTLLFSAITSPCPIHNIVWRKNAAEILTTISRNGLTDAVVSYIHSKGCMALCVDNMQRLTFGNPLEIVEMFVTVFCFLKDSSQVSQILMDDFRASQGYVFLSDFLLKFDNNRSQSLEIQAAIRNLVLMISSLCMCGFYELRPPASQFNTAFKLQNFQLPQATSRETCVRNVYAFQVLQNVFLKSTTPALCCTILDAISRVYHSENANYFILESEQTLSSFAERIHMKSPQIQEKFYDLLEFIVFQLNFVPCKELISLSLLLKHNQSTSCSILCLKTLLNILRHNAVFKDVYREVGILEIFVGCLTRYAAHVQKITKGDESVVVELENESEEELFDTLGKHVLEALTMLLGGGASNNAQLFREYGGAKCVHELVKFKHCRPQALGIVRELILSAGGDDDMLHILSLMHSVSPLQVEFKIQILNMLLGCLKDSHRTRTVFRKVGGFVYVTSVFVSLDGSMALPQPDIPQQDLILLLQIVFQTLATAMRFEPANAKFFHQEISSSSLCDTLRLLGCFGGSSALQDYTGTYEPQQSLLKYYHEIFSGDILSVSFSEDVPYPLSYVCIVFRLLYSIALDNFEAPNLSGIITLFSDPPTTLRSPSKELAPPVHPSQLNLTQPSPEPRIVHPGVVLCMLQLLPAVEYDMAPLQAVQLQVYLSEIIKSLVRSERNQQIMCDHGLAEKLLKLTRRALAEESHPLHVPMQYILERLAAQALQPTELRQFLRLGEPLSCADIDLQQPYKLGGPVPLTRIKTLVSMTTPRDFRAHGSSTLPPFVELDMSAEGFGCLYLPSLAPQATATAGGTIDANSIGGIGAGDRIFPPQTGLTYSTWFCVEKFSDPKTDPHCVRLLTLVRTIHNPREENLACLSILLSARDKAIVVSTQETLVTPRKSIGDWEPEGSDDGIARIWCPDLLHEGQWHNLVVVLNRAVLKNSSLFLYLDGVPMHTQKLHYIAQHPAAGNASLTSPTQIFGYIGTPPIWRRYSRLCWKQGVCHLIEDVLTQQTVQTIYQLGPHYMGSLQAPQLGKQSESLAPLVPEDRVLLGLNAKAVSKLTLVKIRKVYSRADNKSIAKQLNMNSHENATPIKILHNSAGHLAGAGRSLGGVVVGYLGVRVFSPHPVSAMIDTVGGCNVLLGIIAMAQDVESLYAGVKALTCVVRSNRAAQAEMDRKRCYQTLGMFFKKKKHLLNSHILHLTFGLVGTVNSGQDMSAIPNVTAFQDLLCDLEIWHNAPNGLLRSLLEHLLELVVESSDKKQNVKIMRDLQLLVKLLHIITQIQDHSTREILFSLLETLLGGQPRHTDLLLFGQYVAAKLPHAHSGGLERAVLLPSMKNPAEDQDGGVAQNIYLRNRCLSLLHGLLFTPRNTVNYVICDDISKTLGMDWLLLFMQPHVHFTTVIIAVRILVVICANESFLVRFRDATHNGGYLRFTEMVSQRKMLGLGAQQLNQRPTNGTGTVIVATPQNTIQHLPTQIAGEVRAAALNIPGFQLLEWLMNHHLDVPELYFLITALIMGQPVKVLATEHTKFDLDRVWSFLWGAPVSANTQLPKLNICPEGVCVLLAMVRGIVHGGECAPWLHSHPETIIQLLFSLYQNLTDFAPVMMTGDVVTSLVAVLFPLASRPADSEPNSGASTPTDDTGSSFALPPPETLHGAPQPKLTAHPVCNCIIDFLRVIVVDSLGLNMQGKPTPVIDLVLDAAPESAELPLQVQYQTQIIIALMDHLLAADVLVGEQAALPLVPLLQSQMQYIAPNVFYLTARIVDKLWQGCLARNPHDIFDFVIKLIVQAKRRSSSLSLEHLHHSLNRSILFLLSRPTDDSRADQMSVLEALHKIIQHRLLIFGAGNHELEFIGCLTYCLLQLTADMKIILEPATSRNTTWHVNPQTETAEPKDEDLNQLQGRNLIVGAAFRVWEELYVCKKPAIEEVFKVSLTSPPPNSKAPDLQTTREQVMELASKLWFNYVEAERKATYRAPWELHTQIQSKIQKVTGGLSRLTSRTKTKKEELVRTRSTLTREAAYESTGIHVQLIKDLLDLRAKQYQQMLQHTQRYVYQDWVQSEMELTRERGLWGPTGSCSLDKWILDTTEGPHRMRKKTMRNDVFYLHYPYRPELELADNRQLKYKVASSLDSKTYALHGPQQPRILAEAGEHHAMQQQSSLEAVQSHRLETSSSTSTPPPMVLPKLVGHGSTPCPQESVDGNAPEDDEEEEDTSMTSDNETFLRLLEEQEKISFMFRCARVQGLDTFEGLLLFGKEHCYIVDGFTLLKNREIRDIDTLPPGAYEPIIPNSGGTSSTTSRAVSHKLRQCSKFAYEEIREVHKRRYLLQPIALEVFSEDGRNYLLSFPRKVRNKVNQRFLALATALNDNAQQSVAGQKRTASVEQTAGIFSGLIGETSVTQRWVRGEISNFQYLMHLNTLAGRSYNDLMQYPVFPWILADYDSEELDLTNPKTFRDFSRPMGAQAEERLEQFQKRFKEWDDPHGETPPYHYGTHYSSAMIVCSYLVRLEPFSQPFLKLQGGHFDLADRMFHSIKEAWLSASKLNMADVKELIPEFFYLPEFLSNFNNFDLGTKQNGETLNHVILPPWAKHDPREFIRLHRSALECDYVSQHLHLWIDLIFGCKQQGPAAVDAVNVFHHLFYEGNVDIYNIDDPLKKNATIGFINNFGQIPKQLFKKAHPAKKMGGSRHSALIDPTSLIQGNSTVLQTDRLFFHNLDNLKPSLQPIKELKGPVGQILQPDKTVFAVEQNKVMMPPSYTKYIAWGFADHSLRIGLYDTDRASFVSEASAQNSGEILTCACPNAKMIVTAGTSSVVTIWKFDANRKSLAVKHSLHGHTDAVTCLAASAAYNVIVSGSRDGTAIVWDMTRFTFVRQLRGHAGVVAAVSINELTGDIATCSATWLHVWSINGDALAMVNTCVGSADRMQQILCVAFSQIREWDQQNVIITGSTDGVVRMWSLEHTQVPIDRKLKRGTEVSSQDKPDTVSLEGKDNKDDKMSLMKQIKSLSQSEEEMEIVKSASESSISEASQHSHGSSKSAEAGPKAEVQGERRKSSISGAKSLHEMKSATVEGQGSSYDPKSNEDEHAIRPSKSDTSLTDGFVVIDNDRHKGDQILRKGFRWQRQLMFRSKLTMHTAYDRKDNAEPASITALTVSKDHKILYVGDARGRIFSWSVTEQPGRGVADHWLKDEGADQCVKCHVKFTLYERKHHCRNCGQVFCNKCSRFESEISRLRILKPVRVCQACYSQLRTNSLDN; encoded by the exons ATGAATGTAATGCGTAAGCTGCGCGGAGCGGCCAGCGCAGGCAGCGTCAGCGGCAGCAGTAGCGGAACCTCGACGGCGAACAACAGTTCACCAGGGAGCAGCAGAACGGATGCTGGTGCACCGACCGCTGCAAATGGACGGAATGCGGAGGAGGCGCTGATGGACGCCCGCGTCCAAGTGAGCCTCACCACGCTAAAGAAGCTATTCAACGAATACACTCATCCGCGGGAGCCGCTGAGCGAACAGGAGCGCGATGACAAGCTCTACGAGATGCTGCCCCTCTTCTGCAAA GTCTTCAGCAGCTGTCCGTCAAACGACATGAGCGAAAAGTTCTGGGACGTGGTCGCCTTCTGCCAGCAAGTGTCCCGTCTCATGGTCAGCGAAATCCGCAAGCGCGCCTCCAACCAGAGCACAGAGGCGGCATCCATTGCCATAGTCAAGTTTCTCGAGGTGGAAACCACCGAGGAAACCAGCAGCGGATGGATGCTTTTGGCTACCCTCAATTTGTTGGCCAATGGAGACGTATCTCTCATACAG GTCATGACTGCTGCGGCGGTTCCCTCTACTTTAGTGAAGTGCTTGTACTTGTTCTTCGACCTGCCCATAGTTGAGGACGATGAGCCTTCAGCTGACGGTGGAGCAGTAAGTGAGTTTAATGCCCATGAAAGGCGGACGCTTCTGCAGAAGGTGTTTGTGCAGCTGCTGGTCAAGCTGTGCTCGTATCCGTATCCCGCTGAGGAACTAGCTCGCATGGACGACTTGACGCTGCTATTCTCGGCCATCACATCGCCATGTCCCATCCACAATATTGTATGGCGCAAGAACGCAGCTGAAATCCTGACCACAATATCAAGGAATGGCCTAACCGATGCCGTAGTTAGCTATATACATT CCAAGGGCTGCATGGCACTTTGCGTGGACAATATGCAGCGCCTGACGTTTGGAAATCCTTTGGAGATCGTTGAAATGTTCGTCACCGTGTTCTGCTTTCTCAAGGACTCCAGTCAGGTATCCCAGATTTTGATGGATGATTTTCGTGCATCTCAAGGTTACGTGTTTCTCAGTGATTTTCTACTCAA GTTTGACAACAATCGTAGCCAATCATTGGAGATTCAAGCGGCCATTCGAAATCTGGTACTGATGATCTCTTCGTTGTGCATGTGTGGCTTTTACGAGCTTCGACCGCCAGCCTCGCAGTTTAATACGGCTTTCAAACTGCAGAACTTCCAGCTCCCACAGGCCACCTCACGAGAGACATGCGTGCGAAATGTGTACGCCTTCCAGGTGCTGCAGAACGTGTTCCTTAAGTCAACGACGCCTGCGCTCTGCTGCACAATACTGGACGCCATTTCGCGGGTGTACCACTCGGAAAATGCCAACTACTTTATCCTGGAATCGGAGCAAACGCTTAGTTCGTTCGCAGAGCGGATACACATGAAAAGCCCGCAAATACAAGAAAAATTCTACGATCTGCTGGAGTTCATTGTCTTCCAACTGAACTTCGTGCCGTGCAAGGAGCTGATCAGCCTTTCGCTATTGCTCAAGCACAACCAGTCGACGTCCTGCAGCATTCTTTGCTTGAAGACACTGTTAAACATTCTCCGGCACAACGCTGTATTTAAAGATGTCTACCGCGAAGTGGGGATTCTGGAGATCTTTGTTGGCTGTCTAACACGCTATGCAGCTCATGTGCAGAAAATAACCAAGGGAGATGAGTCAGTGGTGGTGGAGCTGGAAAATGAATCCGAAGAAGAACTGTTCGACACACTAGGAAAGCATGTTCTGGAGGCCCTCACCATGCTGCTGGGAGGTGGTGCCAGCAACAATGCCCAACTATTTCGTGAGTACGGTGGCGCCAAGTGCGTCCATGAGTTGGTGAAGTTCAAGCACTGCCGACCGCAGGCTCTCGGAATCGTAAGGGAGCTAATCCTGTCCGCAGGTGGAGACGACGACATGCTGCACATACTCTCACTGATGCACAGCGTCAGCCCACTACAAGTGGAGTTTAAGATTCAGATACTAAACATGTTGCTCGGCTGCCTAAAGGACTCTCATCGCACACGGACCGTATTCCGCAAAGTGGGCGGATTCGTTTACGTGACCAGTGTATTTGTGTCTCTGGATGGCAGCATGGCCCTCCCTCAACCGGACATTCCACAACAGGATCTCATTCTGCTGCTGCAAATAGTCTTCCAGACTCTAGCCACCGCTATGAGATTTGAACCGGCCAACGCCAAGTTCTTTCACCAGGAGATTAGCAGCAGCTCATTGTGCGACACACTTCGTCTGCTGGGATGCTTTGGTGGATCGAGTGCGTTACAGGACTACACGGGCACCTACGAGCCGCAGCAGTCGCTCCTCAAGTATTATCATGAGATTTTCAGCGGTGATATTCTAAGCGTCAG TTTCTCTGAAGACGTTCCATACCCGCTGTCATACGTGTGCATCGTATTTCGGCTACTATACAGTATTGCCCTAGATAATTTTGAGGCTCCAAATCTAAGCGGCATTATTACACTCTTCAGCGATCCTCCGACAACTTTGCGATCGCCGAGTAAAGAGCTGGCGCCACCCGTGCATCCCAGCCAGCTGAATCTCACGCAGCCCAGTCCGGAGCCTAGAATAGTGCACCCAGGTGTGGTTCTTTGCATGCTTCAGCTGCTCCCCGCCGTGGAGTACGACATGGCTCCTTTACAGGCGGTGCAACTGCAAGTATATCTAAGCGAAATCATCAAGTCCTTGGTGCGAAGCGAACGCAACCAGCAGATAATGTGTGACCACGGTCTGGCAGAGAAACTGCTTAAGCTGACGCGAAGAGCCCTGGCGGAGGAGTCGCATCCGTTGCACGTGCCAATGCAGTACATTCTGGAGCGTCTTGCCGCTCAAGCATTGCAACCTACCGAATTGCGCCAGTTCCTGCGGCTGGGTGAGCCGCTCTCGTGTGCGGATATAGATCTTCAGCAGCCATACAAGCTGGGTGGGCCCGTTCCGCTGACTCGTATCAAGACTCTGGTGTCTATGACAACGCCCCGTGACTTCCGAGCCCATGGTTCGAGCACGCTCCCTCCGTTCGTGGAGCTGGACATGTCCGCCGAGGGATTCGGTTGCTTGTACCTGCCTTCATTGGCGCCACAGGCAACGGCCACCGCTGGAGGAACCATCGATGCAAACAGCATTGGTGGCATCGGGGCTGGCGATCGCATCTTTCCACCACAAACTGGACTCACATACTCCACCTGGTTCTGTGTAGAAAAGTTCTCAGATCCCAAGACGGACCCTCACTGTGTTCGGCTTCTTACTTTGGTTAGGACCATCCACAATCCACGAGAGGAAAACTTAGCATGTTTATCCATTTTGCTTTCCGCACGGGACAAGGCGATCGTCGTCTCGACGCAGGAGACGTTGGTCACACCCAGAAAAA GTATTGGTGACTGGGAACCCGAAGGATCGGATGACGGTATCGCTCGCATATGGTGTCCTGATCTTTTGCACGAAGGTCAGTGGCACAACCTGGTCGTTGTACTCAACAGGGCTGTGCTGAAAAATTCGAGTCTGTTCCTCTATTTGGACGGGGTTCCAATGCATACTCAAAAGCTGCACTATATTGCCCAGCATCCCGCAGCAGGAAACGCCAGTTTGACGTCGCCCACACAGATTTTTGGATATATCGGTACGCCACCAATATGGCGGCGTTACTCACGTCTCTGTTGGAAGCAGGGCGTTTGTCACCTTATCGAGGATGTGCTAACGCAGCAAACAGTTCAGACAATATACCAACTGGGGCCTCACTACATGGGCTCTTTGCAAGCTCCGCAACTTGGCAAGCAGTCGGAGTCATTGGCGCCTTTGGTGCCAGAGGATCGCGTCCTCCTGGGTCTTAATGCTAAAGCGGTGTCCAAGCTGACACTAGTCAAAATCCGCAAAGTTTACAGCCGAGCGGACAACAAAAGCATTGCCAAGCAGCTAAACATGAACTCGCACGAGAATGCTACGCCCATAAA AATTCTTCACAACTCTGCAGGGCATCTTGCAGGAGCTGGACGCTCCCTTGGCGGCGTGGTCGTCGGTTATCTGGGCGTCAGAGTATTCAGTCCACATCCCGTCTCAGCCATGATCGACACAGTTGGTGGCTGCAACGTGCTCCTCGGTATCATCGCCATGGCTCAAGACGTGGAATCCCTATACGCAGGTGTCAAAGCTTTGACCTGCGTGGTGCGAAGCAATCGCGCCGCTCAAGCCGAGATGGACAGAAAACGATGCTACCAGACATTGGGCATGttctttaaaaagaaaaaacatctGCTAAACTCGCACATCTTGCACCTGACCTTTGGTCTAGTAGGCACGGTTAACAGCGGACAAGACATGTCGGCTATTCCAAATGTGACAGCCTTCCAAGATCTTTTGTGTGATCTTGAGATTTGGCATAATGCACCAAACGGACTTCTGCGCTCCCTGCTAGAACATCTATTGGAGCTAGTGGTCGAGTCCAGTGACAAGAAGCAGAACGTGAAGATCATGCGCGACCTCCAGCTTCTAGTGAAATTGCTGCACATCATTACCCAAATCCAAGACCACTCCACACGAGAAATTCTCTTCAGTCTGCTGGAGACTCTACTGGGCGGTCAGCCGAGGCACACCGATCTACTGCTTTTCGGTCAGTATGTGGCGGCCAAGTTGCCACATGCCCATTCTGGAGGCTTGGAACGCGCTGTGCTGCTGCCCAGCATGAAAAATCCTGCCGAGGATCAAGACGGTGGCGTGGCCCAGAACATATACCTACGTAATCGCTGTCTATCGCTGCTCCACGGACTGCTATTCACACCGCGAAACACCGTGAACTATGTAATCTGCGACGACATTTCCAAAACATTGGGCATGGATTGGTTGCTACTCTTCATGCAACCGCACGTCCACTTCACCACTGTAATCATTGCAGTGCGCATCCTGGTCGTAATCTGTGCTAACGAAAGTTTTCTTGTGCGATTCCGGGATGCCACCCACAACGGCGGTTATCTTCGGTTTACCGAGATGGTCTCTCAGCGAAAGATGCTGGGACTCGGTGCCCAGCAGCTTAACCAGCGACCAACGAATGGCACTGGTACAGTCATTGTGGCCACCCCACAGAATACCATACAACATCTGCCCACGCAGATCGCAGGAGAGGTGCGAGCAGCGGCCTTAAACATACCAG GTTTCCAGCTTCTTGAATGGCTAATGAATCATCACCTGGACGTTCCGGAGTTGTACTTCCTAATCACCGCCCTGATTATGGGACAACCTGTAAAGGTGTTGGCTACTGAGCACACAAAGTTCGATCTTGACCGCGTCTGGTCGTTCCTCTGGGGAGCTCCTGTGTCAGCCAACACACAGCTACCAAAGCTCAACATTTGTCCCGAGGGCGTATGCGTACTCCTGGCAATGGTGCGGGGAATCGTTCATGGTGGAGAGTGCGCTCCATGGCTGCACAGCCACCCGGAAACAATTATCCAGCTCCTGTTTAGCTTGTACCAAAACCTCACCGACTTTGCGCCTGTGATGATGACGGGCGATGTGGTCACCTCGCTAGTAGCTGTGCTATTTCCGTTGGCATCTCGTCCTGCTGACTCTGAGCCAAACAGTGGAGCATCGACACCCACAGACGATACGGGAAGCAGCTTTGCTTTGCCACCGCCGGAAACACTTCATGGAGCTCCGCAGCCCAAGCTAACAGCTCATCCGGTGTGTAATTGCATTATCGACTTCCTGCGCGTTATTGTCGTGGACTCTCTCGGCCTCAACATGCAGGGTAAACCTACTCCGGTAATCGATCTCGTGCTGGACGCAGCACCAGAATCGGCTGAACTACCCCTCCAGGTGCAGTATCAGACCCAGATAATTATCGCCCTAATGGATCACCTACTGGCCGCCGACGTGCTTGTAGGCGAACAGGCAGCACTCCCGCTGGTGCCTCTCTTGCAGAGCCAAATGCAATACATCGCCCCAAACGTGTTTTACCTGACCGCCCGCATCGTAGATAAACTATGGCAAGGTTGCCTCGCCCGCAATCCACACGACATTTTCGATTTTGTCATAAAACTGATCGTACAGGCGAAGCGTCGGTCGTCCTCGTTGTCATTGGAGCATCTTCATCACTCGCTGAACCGCAGCATCCTCTTCCTGCTTTCCCGACCCACCGATGACTCGCGAGCTGACCAGATGAGCGTGCTGGAGGCACTGCACAAGATCATTCAGCACCGCCTGCTTATTTTCGGAGCGGGCAACCACGAGTTGGAATTCATTGGCTGCCTCACATACTGTTTGCTGCAGTTGACTGCCGATATGAAAATTATATTGGAGCCGGCAACCAGCCGAAACACTACATGGCACGTAAATCCGCAGACGGAGACGGCAGAGCCCAAGGATGAAGATCTCAACCAGTTACAGGGTCGGAATCTGATCGTTGGCGCTGCTTTTCGAGTTTGGGAGGAGCTATACGTATGCAAGAAGCCTGCCATTGAGGAGGTATTTAAAGTCTCCCTAACATCCCCACCGCCGAACTCCAAAGCACCTGATCTGCAGACCACGCGAGAGCAGGTCATGGAGCTGGCCTCTAAACTATGGTTCAATTATGTGGAGGCAGAACGTAAGGCCACATATCGTGCGCCCTGGGAGCTGCACACCCAGATCCAGTCCAAAATCCAGAAGGTTACTGGGGGACTGTCCCGTTTGACTAGCagaacaaaaaccaaaaaggagGAGCTGGTACGAACCAGGTCGACCTTAACTCGCGAGGCAGCCTATGAGTCCACCGGCATCCATGTGCAGCTGATAAAGGATCTTTTGGATTTGCGTGCGAAGCAGTACCAGCAGATGTTGCAGCATACTCAGCGCTACGTCTATCAGGACTGGGTGCAGTCGGAGATGGAGCTTACCCGGGAGCGCGGTCTGTGGGGTCCCACTGGCAGCTGCTCATTGGATAAGTGGATTTTAGACACCACCGAAGGACCCCACCGTATGCGCAAGAAAACGATGCGTAATGATGTCTTCTACCTGCACTATCCATACAGACCGGAGTTGGAGCTGGCGGACAATCGGCAGCTGAAGTACAAGGTGGCCTCCAGTCTAGATAGCAAGACGTACGCACTGCACGGACCGCAGCAGCCACGCATACTGGCCGAGGCGGGGGAGCACCATGCGATGCAACAGCAGAGTTCTCTGGAAGCGGTGCAATCGCATCGGTTGGAGACCAGCAGTTCGACATCAACGCCACCACCCATGGTTTTGCCCAAGCTTGTGGGACACGGATCAACACCCTGTCCACAGGAGTCGGTGGACGGCAATGCTCCAGAGGATgacgaagaagaagaggatACTTCGATGACCAGCGATAATGAGACGTTTTTGAGGCTACTAGAGGAGCAGGAGAAGATTAGTTTTATGTTCCGTTGTGCAAGAGTCCAAGGTCTAGACACCTTCGAGGGGCTTTTGTTGTTCGGCAAGGAGCACTGTTACATTGTGGATGGCTTTACGTTGTTAAAGAACCGTGAGATTCGTGACATTGACACCCTGCCGCCAGGAGCATATGAGCCAATCATTCCCAACTCGGGTGGAACATCCTCGACAACTTCGCGAGCAGTTAGCCACAAGCTCAGGCAGTGCTCCAAGTTTGCGTACGAGGAAATCCGGGAGGTGCACAAGCGTCGCTACTTGCTTCAGCCTATCGCTCTAGAAGTATTCTCTGAGGATGGGCGAAACTATCTTTTGAGTTTTCCCCGCAAGGTGCGCAACAAGGTTAACCAGCGGTTTCTGGCTCTGGCCACTGCGCTGAACGACAACGCGCAGCAGTCCGTGGCGGGTCAGAAGCGCACGGCCAGCGTGGAGCAAACAGCTGGCATCTTCAGTGGACTAATAGGCGAGACATCGGTGACCCAGCGATGGGTGCGCGGTGAGATCTCAAACTTTCAGTACCTTATGCATCTGAACACACTGGCCGGACGCAGCTACAACGACCTGATGCAGTACCCCGTATTTCCCTGGATCCTTGCCGACTACGATTCCGAAGAGTTGGATCTGACAAACCCGAAAACATTCCGAGACTTTTCGCGCCCAATGGGCGCCCAAGCCGAGGAACGTCTGGAACAGTTTCAGAAGCGCTTCAAAGAGTGGGACGATCCGCACGGGGAGACACCGCCATACCATTATGGCACACATTACAGTTCTGCGATGATCGTGTGCTCGTATCTGGTGCGGCTAGAGCCTTTTTCGCAGCCATTCCTCAAGTTGCAGGGCGGACACTTCGACCTTGCGGACCGCATGTTTCACAGCATAAAGGAGGCGTGGCTATCTGCCTCTAAACTAAACATGGCCGACGTCAAGGAACTCATTCCGGAGTTCTTTTACCTGCCCGAGTTTCTCAGCAATTTCAACAACTTTGATCTGGGTACCAAGCAGAATGGGGAAACCCTCAACCACGTTATCCTGCCGCCATGGGCCAAACACGATCCCAGAGAGTTCATCCGGCTGCACAGAAGTGCTTTGGAATGCGACTATGTCAGccagcatttgcatttg TGGATTGACTTAATCTTTGGCTGTAAGCAACAGGGACCAGCCGCCGTTGACGCAGTTAATGTGTTTCATCATCTTTTCTACGAGGGAAACGTGGATATCTACAA CATTGATGATCCGCTCAAAAAGAATGCGACAATTGGGTTCATTAACAATTTTGGTCAGATTCCAAAGCAGCTATTCAAAAAGGCGCATCCTGCGAAAAAGATGGGCGGCTCTCGCCACTCGGCTCTAATAGATCCTACATCTCTGATTCAGGGTAATAGCACAGTGCTGCAAACCGACCGCCTGTTCTTTCACAACTTGGACAACCTCAAGCCGAGTCTGCAACCCATCAAGGAGCTGAAAGGTCCAGTTGGTCAGATCTTGCAGCCAGACAAGACGGTGTTTGCTGTGGAGCAAAACAAGGTAATGATGCCGCCTTCGTATACAAAATACATAGCCTGGGGCTTTGCCGATCATTCGCTGCGCATTGGGCTCTACGACACGGACCGGGCATCCTTTGTGTCCGAGGCGTCGGCCCAGAACTCGGGAGAGATCCTGACCTGCGCCTGCCCGAATGCCAAGATGATTGTTACAGCTGGCACTAGTTCCGTGGTGACCATTTGGAAGTTCGATGCGAACCGAAAGAGCCTGGCCGTTAAGCACTCGTTGCATGGACACACCGACGCTGTGACCTGTCTAGCCGCAAGTGCTGCTTACAATGTCATCGTGTCTGGATCGCGGGATGGCACAGCAATCGTCTGGGACATGACACGGTTCACTTTCGTTCGTCAGTTGCGGGGTCATGCTGGTGTGGTGGCGGCCGTTTCCATTAATGAGCTGACCGGGGACATTGCAACCTGCTCAGCCACCTGGCTCCACGTGTGGTCCATCAATGGCGATGCCTTAGCTATGGTCAACACATGTGTCGGCAGCGCGGATCGCATGCAGCAGATCCTGTGTGTGGCCTTCTCACAGATCCGGGAGTGGGACCAGCAAAATGTCATCATAACTGGATCAACCGACGGTGTAGTGAGG ATGTGGTCTCTGGAGCATACACAGGTGCCCATCGATCGCAAATTGAAGCGAGGCACGGAGGTATCTTCGCAGGACAAACCCGACACCGTCTCTTTGGAAGGCAAGGACAATAAGGACGACAAAATGAGCCTAATGaagcaaataaaaagtctttcCCAGTCGGAGGAAGAGATGG AGATTGTCAAATCCGCATCGGAAAGTAGCATTTCGGAGGCCTCCCAACATAGTCATGGATCGAGTAAGTCGGCTGAGGCAGGTCCTAAGGCTGAAGTGCAGGGTGAACGCAGGAAAAGTTCCATTTCTGGTGCAAAGTCATTGCACGAAATGAAGTCTGCTACAGTGGAAGGCCAGGGCAGCAGCTACGATCCCAAATCCAATGAAG ATGAACATGCTATAAGACCGAGCAAATCAGATACAAGCCTCACGGACGGTTTCGTTGTAATAGATAATGACAGGCATAAAGGCGATCAGATTCTTAGAAAGG GCTTTAGATGGCAGCGTCAATTAATGTTCCGATCGAAGTTAACCATGCATACGGCATACGATCGCAAGGACAATGCTGAGCCAGCCAGCATAACAGCACTAACCGTGTCCAAAGACcataaaattttatatgtCG GTGATGCACGCGGTCGCATCTTTTCATGGAGCGTTACGGAGCAACCTGGTCGCGGAGTAGCTGACCATTGGCTGAAAGATGAGGGAGCAGATCAGTGCGTCAAGTGCCACGTCAA ATTTACACTCTATGAGCGAAAGCATCATTGTCGCAACTGTGGCCAAGTTTTCTGCAACAAGTGCAGTCGCTTCGAGTCGGAAATCTCGCGTCTGCGAATCCTGAAGCCGGTCAGGGTGTGCCAGGCGTGCTACAGTCAGCTGCGCACGAACTCGTTGGACAATTAG